A genomic region of Mitsuaria sp. 7 contains the following coding sequences:
- the sdhD gene encoding succinate dehydrogenase, hydrophobic membrane anchor protein — protein sequence MTTYGTKRIVTGAHYGLRDWMIQRATALLMALFTIVLLAQVLFTSQAIGYDLWAGIFSKQWMKFLTFALIVSLAYHAWVGVRDIWMDYVKPVGVRLFLHTFTLVWLTGCAGWAIQVLWRL from the coding sequence ATGACAACCTACGGAACCAAGCGCATCGTCACCGGTGCGCACTACGGTCTGCGCGACTGGATGATCCAGCGCGCCACCGCGCTGCTCATGGCGCTGTTCACCATCGTGCTGCTCGCGCAAGTGCTGTTCACCAGCCAGGCGATCGGCTACGACCTGTGGGCCGGCATCTTCAGCAAGCAATGGATGAAGTTCCTGACCTTCGCGCTGATCGTGTCCCTGGCGTATCACGCCTGGGTCGGCGTGCGCGACATCTGGATGGATTACGTGAAACCGGTGGGCGTGCGGCTGTTCCTGCACACGTTCACGCTGGTGTGGTTGACGGGTTGCGCGGGTTGGGCGATCCAAGTGCTCTGGAGGCTGTAA
- the sdhC gene encoding succinate dehydrogenase, cytochrome b556 subunit — protein MTDATQATKKNRPVYTNIHVTQIVAYRLPPAGIVSILHRISGLLMFFLLPFVIWMFDTSLTSEISYETFTAAFVSGIGFLPGWFIKLVTLGLIWGYLHHFIAGVRHLWMDATHSVSKAQGHISAVVTLALSVVLTLALGAKLFGLY, from the coding sequence ATGACGGACGCCACCCAAGCCACCAAGAAGAATCGACCGGTCTACACCAACATCCATGTCACGCAGATCGTGGCGTACCGCCTGCCCCCGGCCGGCATCGTCTCCATCCTGCATCGCATCAGCGGCCTGCTGATGTTCTTCCTGCTCCCGTTCGTGATCTGGATGTTCGACACCAGCCTCACGTCGGAGATCTCGTACGAGACCTTCACCGCGGCCTTCGTGTCCGGCATCGGCTTCCTGCCGGGCTGGTTCATCAAGCTCGTGACGCTGGGCCTGATCTGGGGCTACCTGCACCACTTCATCGCCGGCGTGCGCCACCTGTGGATGGACGCGACGCACAGCGTGAGCAAGGCGCAGGGCCACATCAGCGCCGTCGTGACGCTGGCCTTGAGCGTCGTGCTGACGCTGGCACTCGGCGCCAAGCTGTTCGGCCTGTACTGA
- a CDS encoding GntR family transcriptional regulator has protein sequence MSPPAPVHPVTPLNELARAEAAPSFSPLYRQIKGLILKGLQAGEWKAGETIPSEMDLAARFGVSQGTVRKAVDELAADNLLVRKQGKGTFVATHAEQQQQYRFLRLTPDAEEASSLGRQLLDCKRQRAPAFIAKLMQLRAGDPMIEIRRLLHSGGHPVVLDDIWLPGALFKGLTTERLLEHRGPFYSLLETEFNVPMIRAQEKIRAVAAEEDAAALLQVAPGSPLLSVERLSFTYGDKPVELRRGLYNTSHHFYRNSLN, from the coding sequence ATGTCGCCCCCCGCCCCGGTCCACCCCGTCACGCCGCTCAATGAGCTGGCGCGCGCGGAAGCCGCGCCCTCGTTCAGCCCGCTGTATCGCCAGATCAAGGGACTGATCCTGAAGGGGCTGCAGGCCGGCGAGTGGAAGGCGGGGGAGACCATCCCCAGCGAGATGGACCTGGCGGCCCGCTTCGGAGTGAGCCAGGGCACCGTGCGCAAGGCCGTCGATGAACTTGCCGCCGACAACCTGCTGGTCCGCAAGCAGGGGAAGGGCACCTTCGTCGCCACCCATGCGGAACAGCAGCAGCAATACCGCTTCCTGCGGCTGACGCCGGATGCCGAGGAGGCCTCGTCGCTCGGCCGCCAGCTGCTCGACTGCAAGCGCCAGCGCGCGCCGGCCTTCATCGCCAAGCTGATGCAGCTGCGCGCCGGCGATCCCATGATCGAGATCCGCCGCCTGCTGCACAGCGGCGGCCATCCGGTCGTGCTGGACGACATCTGGCTGCCCGGCGCGCTGTTCAAGGGACTGACGACCGAGCGGCTGCTCGAGCATCGCGGCCCGTTCTACAGCCTGCTCGAAACCGAATTCAACGTGCCCATGATCCGGGCGCAGGAAAAGATCCGTGCGGTCGCGGCGGAGGAAGACGCCGCCGCGCTGCTGCAGGTAGCGCCCGGCAGTCCGCTGCTGAGCGTGGAGCGGCTCTCCTTCACCTACGGCGACAAGCCGGTGGAGTTGCGCCGCGGTCTCTACAACACTTCCCACCACTTTTATCGCAACAGCCTGAACTGA
- a CDS encoding malate dehydrogenase produces MSKKPVRVAVTGAAGQIGYALLFRIASGEMLGKDQPVILQLLEIPDEKAQNALKGVIMELEDCAFPLLAGIEAHSDPMTAFKDTDYALLVGSRPRGPGMERAELLSINGAIFTTQGKALNAVASRNVKVLVVGNPANTNAYIAMKSAPDLPAKNFTAMLRLDHNRAASQIAAKTGKPVAGIEKLAVWGNHSPTMYADYRFATIDGQSVKALINDEEWNRTTFLPTVGKRGAAIIAARGLSSAASAANAAIDHMRDWALGTNGKWVTMGIPSDGSYGIPKEVMFGYPVTVENGEYKIVQGLEIDEFSQAAIKKTLDELLEEQNGVKHLL; encoded by the coding sequence ATGAGCAAGAAACCCGTTCGCGTCGCCGTCACCGGCGCCGCCGGCCAGATCGGCTATGCCCTGCTGTTCCGCATCGCTTCCGGCGAGATGCTGGGCAAGGACCAGCCCGTCATCCTGCAGCTGCTGGAGATCCCCGACGAGAAGGCCCAGAACGCGCTCAAGGGCGTGATCATGGAGCTGGAAGACTGCGCCTTCCCGCTGCTGGCCGGCATCGAGGCCCACAGCGACCCGATGACCGCCTTCAAGGACACCGACTACGCGCTGCTGGTCGGCTCGCGTCCGCGCGGCCCGGGCATGGAACGCGCCGAACTGCTGTCGATCAACGGCGCCATCTTCACCACGCAGGGCAAGGCCCTGAACGCCGTGGCCTCGCGCAACGTCAAGGTGCTGGTGGTCGGCAACCCGGCCAACACCAACGCCTACATCGCGATGAAGTCGGCCCCGGACCTGCCGGCCAAGAACTTCACCGCCATGCTGCGTCTGGACCACAACCGCGCCGCCTCGCAGATCGCCGCCAAGACCGGCAAGCCGGTCGCCGGCATCGAGAAGCTGGCCGTGTGGGGCAACCACTCGCCGACGATGTACGCGGACTACCGCTTCGCCACCATCGACGGCCAGTCGGTCAAGGCGCTCATCAACGATGAAGAGTGGAACCGTACGACCTTCCTGCCGACCGTCGGCAAGCGCGGCGCCGCGATCATCGCCGCCCGCGGCCTGTCGTCGGCCGCCTCGGCCGCCAACGCCGCCATCGACCACATGCGCGACTGGGCCCTGGGCACCAACGGCAAGTGGGTCACGATGGGCATCCCGTCGGACGGCTCCTACGGCATCCCGAAGGAAGTCATGTTCGGCTACCCGGTGACGGTCGAGAACGGCGAGTACAAGATCGTCCAAGGCCTGGAGATCGACGAGTTCTCGCAAGCCGCGATCAAGAAGACGCTGGACGAACTGCTCGAAGAGCAGAACGGCGTCAAGCACTTGCTCTGA
- a CDS encoding CoA ester lyase: protein MTTLLTPAQALFEEGQAPVVLPVVDHYCGVEARMVKSLELQVRMGPVFDITLDCEDGAPVGGEAEHMLLVLHLLNGSLNAHGRVGVRVHPFKHPAFEADVEAVIAGGGEKLAFLMIPKPEGIEDLSRAIAFIDDSLKRHAIRKPLPLHTLIETHGALRDVMAIAAHPRIESLSFGLMDFVSAHRGAIPRSALTVEGQFTHPLVQRAKLAISAAAHSYAKTPSHCVVTEFKSERAIQHAAERAAREFGYTRMWSIHPNQIQPIIDAFAPSVAEIDEAIDILQAAQAAQWAPIQHRDMLHDRASYRLFWHLLQRAHGTGQTLPTEVEQAWFAPYPSPL from the coding sequence ATGACCACCCTCCTCACTCCCGCCCAGGCCCTGTTCGAAGAAGGTCAGGCGCCTGTCGTGCTGCCGGTCGTCGATCACTACTGCGGCGTCGAGGCGCGCATGGTCAAGAGCCTCGAGCTGCAGGTGCGGATGGGGCCAGTCTTTGACATCACGCTCGATTGCGAGGACGGCGCGCCCGTCGGCGGCGAGGCCGAGCACATGCTGCTGGTGCTGCATCTGCTGAACGGCTCGCTGAACGCACATGGCCGCGTGGGCGTGCGGGTGCATCCGTTCAAGCACCCGGCCTTCGAGGCCGACGTCGAGGCGGTGATCGCCGGCGGCGGCGAGAAGCTTGCCTTCCTGATGATCCCGAAGCCCGAAGGCATCGAGGACCTGAGCCGCGCGATCGCATTCATCGACGACAGCCTGAAGCGCCACGCGATCAGGAAGCCGCTGCCGCTGCACACGCTGATCGAAACCCACGGCGCGCTGCGCGACGTGATGGCGATCGCGGCACATCCGCGCATCGAATCGCTCTCGTTCGGCCTGATGGACTTCGTGTCAGCGCATCGCGGTGCGATCCCGCGCTCGGCGCTGACGGTCGAGGGCCAGTTCACGCACCCGCTGGTGCAGCGCGCGAAACTGGCGATCTCCGCCGCGGCACACAGCTACGCGAAAACCCCGTCGCACTGCGTCGTCACCGAATTCAAGAGCGAGCGCGCGATCCAGCACGCTGCCGAGCGCGCCGCACGCGAGTTCGGCTACACGCGGATGTGGAGCATCCACCCGAACCAGATCCAGCCGATCATCGATGCCTTCGCGCCCAGCGTCGCCGAGATCGACGAAGCCATCGACATCCTGCAGGCCGCACAGGCCGCGCAATGGGCGCCGATCCAACATCGGGACATGCTCCACGACCGCGCGAGTTACCGCCTGTTCTGGCATCTTCTGCAGCGCGCCCACGGCACCGGACAGACCCTGCCGACAGAGGTGGAGCAGGCGTGGTTTGCGCCGTATCCATCGCCCCTGTGA
- a CDS encoding AbrB/MazE/SpoVT family DNA-binding domain-containing protein, with the protein MEATVAERGQITLPKAVRDALGLTKGTTLKVELDGARIILRKNVDDAISRARGRFKLPEGTATDDVMRDLRGRAPDEATGEAADDGKDA; encoded by the coding sequence ATGGAAGCCACCGTCGCCGAACGAGGTCAGATCACGCTGCCCAAGGCCGTCCGCGACGCGCTGGGCCTGACCAAGGGCACGACGCTCAAGGTCGAGCTCGACGGCGCGCGCATCATCCTGCGCAAGAACGTGGACGACGCCATCTCCCGCGCCCGCGGCCGCTTCAAGCTGCCCGAAGGCACCGCCACCGACGACGTGATGCGCGACCTCCGCGGCCGCGCCCCGGATGAGGCGACCGGGGAAGCCGCCGACGACGGCAAGGACGCCTGA
- a CDS encoding type II toxin-antitoxin system VapC family toxin: MIAVDSSVLIDLLGDAPGADAAEAALRLALSSGPVVLCDVVLSEVTAGLGHGSEVMDALEEMGLSFLAIDQRAAIRAGEMQRKFKQRFADKGGAAKTDAAASSRAMPDFLVGAHAMLQCDGLITRDQGFFRDYFKGLKVIVPSAP; encoded by the coding sequence ATGATCGCCGTCGACAGCTCCGTCCTCATCGACCTCCTGGGCGACGCGCCCGGCGCGGACGCGGCCGAAGCCGCCCTGCGCCTGGCGCTCTCCAGCGGTCCGGTGGTGCTGTGCGACGTCGTGCTGTCCGAGGTGACCGCCGGCCTGGGCCACGGCTCCGAGGTGATGGACGCGCTGGAGGAGATGGGCCTGAGCTTCCTGGCCATCGACCAGCGCGCGGCGATCCGCGCGGGCGAGATGCAACGCAAGTTCAAGCAACGGTTCGCGGACAAGGGCGGCGCGGCGAAGACCGACGCCGCCGCCTCGTCGCGCGCCATGCCCGACTTCCTGGTGGGTGCGCACGCGATGCTGCAGTGCGACGGCCTGATCACCCGCGACCAGGGATTCTTCCGAGACTATTTCAAGGGCCTCAAGGTCATCGTGCCCAGCGCGCCGTGA
- the acnB gene encoding bifunctional aconitate hydratase 2/2-methylisocitrate dehydratase gives MLQAYRQHEAERAALGIPPLPLDAKQVAELIELIKTPPAGEGAFLLDLLTHRVPPGVDDAAKVKASFLAAVAHGDLKVELISKAKATELLGTMVGGYNVHPLIELLDDAEVAGVAAAGLKKTLLMFDYFNDVASKAKAGNAKAQEVMKSWADAEWFTSRPEVEKKITVTVFKVPGETNTDDLSPAPDAWSRPDIPLHYLAMLKNTRPDAAFKPEEDGKRGPMQFLEELKKKGHVVAYVGDVVGTGSSRKSATNSVIWATGQDIPFVPNKRFGGVTLGGKIAPIFFNTQEDSGSLPIEVEVGGLEMGDVIDVLPYDGKLVKNGQTVAEFKLKSDVLFDEVRAGGRINLIIGRSLTAKAREFLGLPASTLFRLPQAPAETKAGFTLAQKMVGRAVGLPEGQGVRPGTYCEPKMTTVGSQDTTGPMTRDELKDLACLGFSADLVMQSFCHTAAYPKPVDVKTHRELPAFISNRGGVSLRPGDGVIHSWLNRLLLPDTVGTGGDSHTRFPIGISFPAGSGLVAFGAATGVMPLDMPESVLVRFKGEMQPGVTLRDLVHAIPLYALKAGLLTVAKAGKKNIFSGRILEIEGLPDLKVEQAFELSDASAERSAAGCTIKLNPAPIKEYLSSNVVLMKNMIADGYADAKTLQRRIEKVEAWLAKPDLLEADKDAEYAAVIEIDLADITEPIVCCPNDPDDAKVLSEVAGTKIDEAFIGSCMTNIGHFRAAAKLLGGQRDIPVKLWVAPPTKMDQSELIKEGHYAAFGTAGARTEMPGCSLCMGNQAQVREGATVISTSTRNFPNRLGKNTNVFLGSAELAAIASRLGRLPTKEEYLKDMGVIDADKASVYRYMNFDQIEEYAETAKTVA, from the coding sequence ATGCTGCAAGCCTACCGCCAACACGAAGCCGAACGCGCCGCGCTCGGCATCCCGCCGCTGCCACTGGACGCCAAGCAGGTGGCCGAGCTGATCGAACTGATCAAGACCCCGCCCGCCGGTGAAGGCGCCTTCCTGCTGGACCTGCTGACCCACCGCGTGCCCCCGGGCGTGGACGACGCCGCCAAGGTCAAGGCCAGCTTCCTGGCCGCCGTCGCGCACGGCGACCTGAAGGTGGAGCTGATCTCCAAGGCCAAGGCCACCGAGCTGCTGGGCACCATGGTCGGCGGCTACAACGTGCATCCGCTGATCGAGCTGCTGGACGACGCCGAAGTCGCCGGCGTCGCCGCCGCGGGTCTGAAGAAGACCCTGCTGATGTTCGACTACTTCAACGACGTCGCGAGCAAGGCCAAGGCGGGCAACGCCAAGGCCCAGGAAGTGATGAAGAGCTGGGCCGACGCCGAGTGGTTCACCTCGCGCCCTGAAGTCGAAAAGAAGATCACCGTCACCGTCTTCAAGGTCCCCGGCGAAACCAACACCGACGACCTGTCGCCGGCGCCGGACGCCTGGAGCCGCCCGGACATCCCGCTGCACTACCTGGCGATGCTGAAGAACACGCGCCCTGACGCGGCCTTCAAGCCCGAGGAAGACGGCAAGCGCGGCCCGATGCAGTTCCTCGAGGAACTGAAGAAGAAGGGCCACGTCGTGGCCTACGTCGGCGACGTCGTCGGCACGGGCTCGTCGCGCAAGTCGGCGACCAACTCCGTCATCTGGGCCACGGGCCAGGACATCCCCTTCGTCCCGAACAAGCGCTTCGGCGGCGTGACGCTGGGCGGCAAGATCGCGCCCATCTTCTTCAACACGCAGGAAGACTCGGGCTCGCTGCCGATCGAAGTGGAAGTGGGCGGCCTGGAGATGGGCGACGTCATCGACGTGCTGCCCTACGACGGCAAGCTGGTGAAGAACGGCCAGACCGTCGCCGAGTTCAAGCTCAAGAGCGACGTGCTGTTCGACGAAGTCCGCGCCGGCGGCCGGATCAACCTGATCATCGGCCGCTCGCTGACCGCCAAGGCGCGTGAGTTCCTGGGCCTGCCGGCCTCGACGCTGTTCCGCCTGCCGCAGGCGCCGGCTGAAACGAAGGCCGGCTTCACGCTGGCGCAGAAGATGGTCGGCCGCGCGGTCGGTCTGCCTGAGGGACAGGGCGTGCGCCCGGGCACCTACTGCGAACCCAAGATGACGACCGTCGGTTCGCAGGACACGACCGGCCCGATGACCCGCGACGAGCTGAAGGACCTGGCCTGCCTGGGCTTCTCGGCCGACCTGGTGATGCAGTCCTTCTGCCACACCGCCGCGTATCCGAAGCCGGTGGACGTGAAGACGCACCGCGAGCTGCCCGCCTTCATCTCCAACCGCGGCGGCGTGTCCCTGCGTCCGGGCGACGGCGTGATCCACAGCTGGCTGAACCGCCTGCTGCTGCCCGACACCGTCGGCACCGGCGGCGACTCGCACACGCGGTTCCCGATCGGCATCTCGTTCCCGGCGGGTTCGGGCCTGGTCGCCTTCGGCGCGGCCACCGGCGTGATGCCGCTGGACATGCCGGAATCGGTGCTGGTGCGCTTCAAGGGTGAGATGCAGCCGGGCGTGACGCTGCGCGACCTGGTGCATGCGATCCCGCTGTATGCGCTCAAGGCCGGTCTGCTGACGGTGGCCAAGGCCGGCAAGAAGAACATCTTCTCGGGCCGCATCCTGGAGATCGAAGGTCTGCCCGACCTGAAGGTCGAACAGGCGTTCGAGCTGTCCGACGCCTCGGCCGAGCGCTCCGCGGCCGGCTGCACGATCAAGCTGAATCCGGCGCCGATCAAGGAGTACCTGAGCTCCAACGTCGTCCTGATGAAGAACATGATCGCCGACGGCTACGCCGACGCGAAGACGCTGCAGCGCCGCATCGAGAAGGTCGAAGCCTGGCTGGCCAAGCCCGACCTGCTGGAAGCGGACAAGGACGCCGAATACGCGGCCGTGATCGAGATCGACCTGGCCGACATCACCGAGCCGATCGTCTGCTGCCCGAACGACCCGGACGACGCCAAGGTGCTGTCCGAAGTCGCCGGCACGAAGATCGACGAGGCCTTCATCGGCTCGTGCATGACCAACATCGGTCACTTCCGCGCGGCGGCCAAGCTGCTGGGCGGCCAGCGCGACATCCCGGTCAAGCTGTGGGTCGCGCCGCCGACCAAGATGGACCAGAGCGAGCTGATCAAGGAAGGCCATTACGCCGCCTTCGGAACGGCCGGTGCGCGCACCGAGATGCCGGGCTGCTCGCTGTGCATGGGCAACCAGGCGCAGGTCCGCGAGGGCGCGACGGTGATCTCCACCTCCACGCGCAACTTCCCCAACCGTCTGGGCAAGAACACCAACGTGTTCCTGGGCTCGGCGGAACTGGCCGCGATCGCCTCGCGTCTGGGCCGCCTGCCGACCAAGGAGGAGTACCTCAAGGACATGGGCGTCATCGACGCCGACAAGGCCAGCGTCTACCGCTACATGAACTTCGACCAGATCGAGGAATACGCGGAAACGGCCAAGACGGTCGCGTGA
- the sodC gene encoding superoxide dismutase family protein: protein MNLVKSLCLGLLVSGAAVSAAHAAELTVNLSMAQPDGPGASAGTVRIVETPYGLAFYPQLTGLPHGVHGFHVHENPSCAPSTANGTVTPAGAAGGHFDPLGSKHHGEPWGDGHLGDLPPLYVAHDGQSTNPVLSPRLKKIDEVKGHALMVHMGGDNHSDHPAPLGGGGARVACGVIGG from the coding sequence ATGAACCTCGTGAAGTCGTTGTGCCTGGGCCTGCTCGTGTCCGGTGCCGCCGTGTCGGCCGCCCACGCCGCCGAGCTGACCGTCAATCTGTCCATGGCCCAGCCCGACGGCCCCGGCGCCTCTGCCGGCACGGTGCGCATCGTCGAGACGCCCTACGGCCTGGCGTTCTATCCGCAGTTGACCGGACTGCCCCACGGCGTTCACGGCTTCCACGTGCATGAGAACCCGTCGTGCGCGCCGTCCACGGCCAACGGCACGGTGACGCCGGCCGGCGCCGCCGGCGGACACTTCGACCCGCTCGGCAGCAAGCATCACGGCGAGCCGTGGGGCGACGGGCACCTCGGCGATCTGCCGCCGCTGTACGTCGCGCACGACGGCCAGTCGACGAACCCGGTGCTGTCGCCGCGTCTGAAGAAGATCGACGAAGTGAAGGGCCACGCGCTGATGGTCCACATGGGCGGTGACAACCACTCCGACCATCCCGCGCCGCTGGGCGGTGGCGGAGCGCGCGTCGCGTGCGGCGTCATCGGCGGCTGA
- a CDS encoding lipopolysaccharide assembly protein LapB: MKTMKLLSLVAAVWALAGSLPSAQAADMAPPQSAAPAPAVNRLATARQLIEARQWEAARDELKRVDDRRSADWNNLMGYVSRKAGNPDLAASERYYDEALRIDPHHRNALEYSGELYLMKGDLPKAQARLASLATECKSSCEQHTDLKEAIARYQANGNKYVAKGGW, from the coding sequence ATGAAGACTATGAAGCTGCTGTCCCTGGTGGCCGCCGTCTGGGCGCTGGCCGGTTCCCTCCCATCCGCGCAGGCCGCCGACATGGCGCCGCCGCAATCGGCCGCTCCCGCGCCCGCGGTGAACCGCCTGGCCACCGCGCGTCAACTGATCGAAGCACGTCAGTGGGAAGCCGCTCGCGACGAACTCAAGCGCGTCGACGACCGCCGCAGCGCGGACTGGAACAACCTGATGGGCTACGTGTCGCGCAAGGCCGGCAATCCGGATCTGGCCGCGTCGGAGCGCTACTACGACGAGGCGCTGCGCATCGACCCGCATCACCGCAACGCGCTGGAGTACTCGGGCGAGCTCTACCTGATGAAGGGCGACCTGCCGAAGGCGCAGGCCCGTCTGGCGTCGCTGGCCACTGAATGCAAGTCGTCCTGCGAGCAGCACACCGACCTCAAGGAGGCCATCGCGCGCTACCAGGCCAACGGCAACAAGTACGTGGCCAAGGGCGGCTGGTAA
- a CDS encoding anti-sigma factor domain-containing protein, producing MNYNRPELLEHLSREYVLGTLQGPARRRFVTLMRDSRPIALAVAQWEQRIAVMERTPVLIQPPVTTWQGIEQRLFPRAQESKQASKQTSKQPRPSGGLSAVLGWLTGRAAGGVLAGLLLAVVLVKTVPTTVGLEPASEALPASYVGVLSAQDSPPSVVVSSKRHGKLLTVKVLRPIAVPEGRRATLWAVPKDGAPFVVGTVSPSGQTQIALPAESEKLFFSVGRVAISLEASDGPAPATPSAFVLEGACVKVW from the coding sequence ATGAACTACAACCGTCCCGAGCTGCTGGAACACCTCTCGCGCGAGTACGTGCTGGGCACGCTGCAAGGACCCGCGCGGCGTCGCTTCGTCACGCTGATGCGTGACTCCCGGCCGATCGCGCTCGCGGTCGCGCAGTGGGAGCAACGCATCGCGGTGATGGAACGCACGCCGGTGCTCATCCAGCCGCCCGTCACGACGTGGCAGGGCATCGAGCAGCGCCTGTTCCCGCGAGCTCAAGAATCGAAACAGGCCAGCAAGCAGACCAGCAAACAGCCCAGGCCGAGCGGCGGCCTCAGCGCCGTGCTGGGCTGGCTCACCGGTCGCGCGGCCGGCGGTGTCCTCGCCGGGCTGCTGCTCGCGGTGGTCCTCGTCAAGACGGTGCCGACCACCGTGGGCCTGGAGCCCGCGTCGGAAGCGCTGCCCGCGAGCTACGTCGGCGTGCTGAGCGCGCAGGACTCGCCGCCGTCCGTCGTCGTGAGTTCCAAGCGCCACGGCAAGCTGCTCACCGTGAAGGTGTTGCGTCCCATCGCCGTGCCTGAAGGTCGTCGCGCCACGCTGTGGGCCGTTCCGAAGGACGGTGCGCCGTTCGTGGTCGGCACGGTCTCGCCATCGGGCCAGACGCAGATCGCGTTGCCTGCTGAATCCGAGAAGCTCTTCTTCAGCGTGGGTCGCGTGGCGATCAGCCTGGAGGCGAGCGATGGTCCGGCACCGGCGACGCCATCGGCGTTCGTGCTCGAAGGCGCCTGCGTCAAGGTGTGGTGA
- a CDS encoding sigma-70 family RNA polymerase sigma factor has translation MPANQDLPHLMARVALRDRAAFELLYRLTSAHLFSVSLRMLRNEQRAEENLQEAYVSIWHHAQGYRPEAGTPMTWMINVVRNKAIDQLRSRRNEDEHSVELDEDALAVPADAAGEPLQLLEQNLADARIGACMQALSAQQRQALALAYYRGMVHTEIAEALHAPLGTIKAWVRRGLDRLKACLEAGGVATP, from the coding sequence ATGCCAGCGAATCAAGACCTCCCCCACCTGATGGCCCGCGTGGCGCTGCGCGACCGCGCGGCCTTCGAGCTCCTCTATCGGCTGACGAGCGCGCATCTGTTCTCCGTCTCCTTGCGTATGTTGAGGAACGAACAGCGCGCGGAGGAGAACCTCCAGGAGGCTTACGTGAGCATCTGGCACCACGCGCAGGGCTATCGGCCCGAGGCCGGCACGCCGATGACCTGGATGATCAACGTCGTCCGCAACAAGGCCATCGACCAGCTGCGCTCGCGCCGGAACGAGGACGAGCACTCGGTCGAGCTCGACGAGGACGCGCTCGCCGTGCCGGCGGACGCGGCCGGCGAGCCGCTGCAGCTGCTCGAGCAGAACCTGGCCGACGCCCGCATCGGCGCCTGCATGCAGGCGCTGTCCGCGCAGCAGCGTCAGGCGTTGGCGCTGGCCTACTACCGCGGCATGGTCCACACCGAGATCGCCGAGGCGCTGCATGCGCCGCTCGGCACGATCAAGGCGTGGGTGCGGCGGGGGCTCGATCGCCTCAAGGCCTGCCTCGAAGCCGGCGGAGTGGCCACGCCATGA
- a CDS encoding DUF3455 domain-containing protein, with translation MMRIAATVFPLLAVAIATCASAQASRPSADELSRLPDEPTAAGNAIAIKIPEVPATLRPADGSRLLLQVHATGVQIYECAQGANSAWEWQFRGPEATLFNASGAKVGDHGAGPFWRLEDGSRIVGQVKASSPAPTAGAIPWLLLSVKSRSGVGGLDPVDAVQRINTVGGVAPPASECVAAATGRTVRIGYSADYLFWGVAPSR, from the coding sequence ATGATGCGAATCGCCGCTACCGTTTTTCCCCTGCTCGCCGTCGCCATCGCGACCTGCGCGAGCGCGCAGGCTTCCCGACCGTCCGCGGACGAGCTGTCCCGTCTGCCGGATGAGCCGACCGCGGCCGGGAACGCCATCGCCATCAAGATCCCTGAGGTCCCTGCGACGTTGCGCCCCGCGGACGGCTCGCGCCTGCTCCTGCAGGTCCACGCCACTGGCGTCCAGATCTACGAATGCGCGCAGGGTGCGAACAGCGCTTGGGAGTGGCAGTTCCGCGGGCCCGAGGCGACCTTGTTCAACGCCAGCGGCGCCAAGGTCGGCGACCACGGCGCCGGCCCGTTCTGGCGCCTGGAGGACGGCTCCCGCATCGTCGGCCAGGTCAAGGCCTCTTCCCCGGCGCCCACGGCGGGCGCCATTCCCTGGCTGCTGCTGTCGGTGAAGTCGCGCAGCGGCGTCGGCGGTCTCGATCCCGTCGACGCGGTGCAGCGCATCAACACCGTGGGCGGTGTCGCTCCGCCGGCCTCGGAGTGCGTCGCCGCGGCCACGGGCCGCACCGTCCGCATCGGCTACAGCGCCGACTACCTCTTTTGGGGTGTCGCCCCGTCGCGGTGA